The sequence GATCCAAGGATCCTCCCAAATTCGTGTAGCCCTCCCATCCGCCACCAGTTTGCACGCACATTTCCTTAAGATGGATTTGGTTTTAACCACGTTTTTCCAAAACCAAGAATTAGATTCTTTGAAACCACAGTTAAGGaaatcttttcttttgaggtatTTCGCTTGAAGCACCCTACAGCACAGAGTCTGACTTCCATTAAGGATGTTCCACCCCCACTTAGCTAAAAAGGCTTGGTTCATTCCTCTAGATTTTCTGAACCCCAGACCCCAAGAGATTTTGGAAGGCAAATTTTATCCCACACTTTTAAGTAAATCTCGTGATTGTCTTTCTCAAAACCCCACCAAAAGTCACACACCATATTGTCGATTTCGGTAGCCAGACGGTTGGAGAGTTTAGTAGTTTGCATAGCATACATCGGCATCGACAGGCCCACAGATTTGATGAGAGTAGCCCGACCCGCCTTAGACAAGGTTTTCGCTTTCCACCCCTACAACTTAGCTGAGAGGTTGTCTAGAATGAAATTGAAATCAACATCCTTCTGTCTTGATCTGAACAGAGGGAGGCCTAAGTACTTCACATTTCCTTTTGGGGAGCCAATTTCAAGGGCCTCCTAGATCTCCCGCTTCAGGCCACTGGGagtatttttattgaaaaagatCGAGGTCTTAAGTTTATTAACTTGTTGGCTAGACCGAGAATAGAACCTCTCAAGACACTGCAGTAACCTCTGGCTTCGCTCAAATTAGCTTTGCCCACAAGAACTAAGTCATCAGCAAAGAAGATATGAGACAGAACCAGGCCTCCTCTACTCAGCCCAATACCTTTAATAATGTTCTTGCAGAGGGCATCATGAAGGAGCCTTGATAAAATTTCGGCAGTCCAGATGAAAAGGTAAGGGGACAGATGATCCCCTTGCCGAAGACCACAAGAGGGTTTGATCATGCCCATCGACCCCCACTGAAACAGATGTTGAGGGTTGTTGTCGTAATACACTGGGAGACCCAATTGCGAAACTTCATAAGTATaccataaaataactataacatacacgattatgaaaaaaagtttagactaaatatttttttagatgcTGAAACAGATAGGAAGTCTACTGAAAGATTCTTTTAAAAGCCGTATTGTAGACTTACTTAAATTTTTTACCAAATGTAATATTTTgtctattttgttttattttttttgtatattatttttatgttgttttaatgctattttttttattattattttcatgtaatttttttaattatttttgtgttatttttataaaagaccgtatttttttgaaaaaatacatatatttgcaCTTAAGAAGtataaataacaaatttaatAATGTGTAAATTTTCTagcaataattatataaggtactattttttgtaaacaaATTACACTTTTatgtttatagatttttttttatatttttactattttcgatagaaacaacacaaaaacaacaagaaaactacataaaagtaacatgaaaataatatttaaataacatcaaaacaacaacaaaaaataacatacagataacaaaaaatcaacaagaatacaacataaaaaggttgtattttctgtaaataaaataaaaaaaattataaaaaatatttaaaattctgtaaaatcgtatttttgtaattttttttgttgtttttgtgtattcgTAAAAATAATCCCAATTATCTAAACATTTCTCTTGATAAAAATCCAAACTTTGCACCAAATCATTGTTTTTGACCGGTATGAGAGCATTGATCTGGGCCCTAATAGATAGTCTCAATTCTCAAAGTTGGGTAAACACGGCGATTtctccaatgttcttctccttcttttaactctctctctttcactcCAAATCCAAAATGGCTTCTTCTTCAGCTCTCACTATGTCCTCCCTCATCAAAATTACGCCTCTTTCTTCCCCAAACCCCCAAATTAATCACGGCTTTCTTCTTAAACCAACTAACCCCTTCACCAAACTCTCTGCCATCTCCCCCAACGGCTCTGTTTCTCGTTCATCTTCTAATGGGGTCAGTCAGTCTTATTTCATTTACTTACAAAACTTTAAATATTTGTTATGTGTTTTATTCGATTAAGTGATTTAATTCAAAGGGGTGGTATAAAGTctttatctttagtaaaaaaATGTGTGTGTGTGCTCCTTCAATTGGATTGAACCTAACATAACATAGAAGCTTTGTTTTGTGTTTTGCAATGTGATCTAATTTGTTACATGATTTCAAAGTGAACACCATTGATGGTAGAAAGTGTCTATCTTTAGCAAAACAAATGTTTGTGCTTCAATTGGATTCAAGTTTATGTGTTTTGCAATGtgctgtaattttttttacatgatTTCAAAGTGAACACCATTGATGGTAGAAAGTGTCTATCTTTAGTCACCTAACCAAACTGTGTGCCTCATTTGGATTGAAGTTTATGTGTTTTGCAATGTACTGTAATTTTTTACATGATTTCAAAGTGAATACCATTGATTGTAGTGAAAGTGACTATCTTTAGTCACCAAACCAAACTCTGTGTGCCTCATTTGAATTGAATTTTACACAACTTAGAAGATTTATTATGTGTTTTGAAATTTGTTATATAGTGTAGTTTGCCTTAAAAAATAATGCATACATGAATTGGTACAGGGTGCGAGTTCATCGTCTGGGAACACTCATCAACGAAGAAGCAGCCTTGAATCTTTGTTTTGTTATGATAAGGCTATACCGGAGGAGAAGATTGAAAAGCCTGTTGGAATATCTTTGGCTGAAAAATCAATTGGAAACAATCCCAGATGCAATGAATGCCATGCCAAGGGTGCTGTCCTTTGTACCACTTGCTGTGGTTCAGGCTTGTATGTTGACTCTATATTGGAGAGCCAAGGCATTATTGTTAAAGTCAGATGCCTAGGTAACTTACCCCCTTAATCTCTTCTCTATAATTATGGTTATAGAATGTATGTTTTACAACTGGGATGACATAGAACATTTAATTTGACTCGAATGGTGAGTCAATGTGCTTAATAGGGGGTTTGATATGATGCTTGAAACACATTGTTTGTGTTCTTGAATGGTACATTATCACTGTGCTTAATACGAGTTGCGAATATCCTTACTTGCTATTAATATTCACTTCTTAGAAAACCTATTAGCATTTTGTGTTCACTAGTTGAACTTATTTAGTTTCATCATAAATTTTTTAGGATATCTATTTACACTTCAAATCATATCAGTAATTTTGTTACTTATTAGGATTTATAAGCTTTAGAGTAGGTTTATAAGAGAATAAACCAGAAAGTTAAAAGAAAAACTTTCTGCTGGAAAATATAAGTTATGTGGAAGCTTCTACAAACCCGATGATCTAGTTGTTTAGAATAGATTTAAATAAAGATGTTTTCTCTATTTGGTCCTGCTTAGAAAAAGAAGAGACACTATGAGCAGCAACATGAAGCTGATCATCTATGTGGCGTAGATCAATCCGAAAAGGAGATACAGTTATTTGATAATTTGTTCAAAATTGTATTCCTTTCTTAACAATTAATTTGTAGTATATTATGTTTTACTTAATTTTTAACAAGGCTTTTCTCACTTTCATAGTCATGCTCTCGTTTGAAAATAAGCACTTATATGAGAATTACAAAGCCAGATACTATTGATTGTTTGAAGGATTATCAGAtgaaaaattcatataaatacCTTTAGTTGAGCCTCTACcgagttgatttttttaatcataTGATTGTCGAACATGTAGTTTGCCCACAATATTTAGGTGAAAAGATGATAAATTTCTAATATGTTAATCTTGACTATGTGTGTAGGTTGTGGAGGCAGTGGTAACATTATGTGTTCGGAGTGTGGAGGGCGAGGCCATCTTTGATAAAACTGACGGGCGGTCAAAGCTTTTTGTTATTAGATGGATTTGTTCTTTTAATTGTATACTGTAATATCTTCTCTTACAAGTTCACATTTCTTACAATCTTGTAGCCTTTGATTAATTTTCTGGAGGTGCCATTGTAATGCACCCTACCcccctttttttgttttttggcaTAAGAGTATTGCTCGGTTTAGGTTTGTATCTACTGTTCTGTATATTGAACAAGCATAAATCTACACAAAATATTGCATTGTGAGGCtacaaacttaaataaaaatttgagtaTCGTTTCTTACAGCTGTGTTACAGAATGCTAAATCAGATCTCTTCCTTAATACAAAATGAATACTTGAACAGGAAAAAATGTTCAAAACAACAGAATAAATCTgtaaatgtatatatgtgtattttaaaactcaaaatttcaATATATGTACAGAAGTAGGAAGGGGTTCTTCCTTAGCTTGTGAAATCATTTAGGCTTGAAGTCTTCGCAGCCGTTGAATTCGATCTGGAATGGTGTTGTCAAATCGGGGGCTTTGCGGGTTCTCTGCGTAAGCAACATAGTATGCAGTGACGCATGCTTGTTGCCACGCCATGGCTATCCGACACGGCAACAACAGTGAAAAAGTCAACTACAAGAAACAAAGGTTACTTAAGTTGTAAAATTTAGTTTCTATGAACCATTACTAATTACCATGAAGTAACCAATGAAGAAAGCAAAGAGAGTAAGTTCTGTTGCATAGCTCTTATGAATTACAAATGCCCATATTCCGCCGACCAAGCTGCAGGTTGCCCCAACTGCCACACCCGAAAGGAAGCAGAATGAGCCGGTCAGATCTGAATTGATTAGAGGTTCCAATTCGATCTTCCTAAACAACTCCCAAACATCTATGGAAGCCTGCATAATCCCCTTGTTGTATACACCAACATGAACAAAGCCCCATCGGTTCCCATACATCACTAGCGTGGAAGCACACCCTGCGTAGCAGTCAGCACATGAAAAAAGGAATTCACCAGTGTCCCCTGCAGCCAATTTCATGGCTCTAGCTGAACTCCACACCCCACCGAGAATTGGGACAAGGAATGACCCTGCACAGATGCTTCCCATCAACTGCTTGACTGTCTCACGCAATGCCAAGCTTGTTTCAACATCATTTCCAGCTGCCAGGTACATGTACTTGACTCTTGTGATTGTAGCTAGTAATGTGTATTTGATGACTTGCATAGTCCAGGCCATACTCAGCAGGAGTATGGAGATGTACAAAGCTTCAAAGTTATTCTTACCAGCTCTGGCTCCTCCAATACCGATTATCAAAAAACATGAATAGAGAGTACCGATGAGCATTGATAGTGTGAGTAATGAAGTAGCTTTGCCCTTGAGAGGCGGTGGAGCATTAGAAACCGTTAAAACCCGGATGGCATAATAGAAACGAGGGCTGACCCAACAGCCATAGAGGGAGAGAAAGGAGGCACAGAGCAGAGCAGTCACGCCTGCTACAAGGCTAGTTACAGAACCGACGTTTATAAGAAGCACAGCAACAGCACAAGTGGACAACGGGGCCAGCCAGAAGGTGGCCTTGAAAGCTTTGGAAGGGCTGCAGCCAGCGATCCATTGCGATAGAAGAGAGAGAATTGCAGCAGATCCTGTGGAAGCAAGCAATGGAGGATACCAGTGAGCGGGGCGAAAGTGGTGGTGGTGGCGGGGAAGTCCTTGAGCTGCCAGGAAGATGAGTAGTGCAGCGATGAGGATGAGGTGAGAGAAGAAGAGGTATTCAACAAGCCTTGTCATGAATCCACTTCTGTTGTTTGTTGTTTGGATTGGAATGGCTGAttgctgttgttgttgatgttgttgttgctgtggtTGTACCTGCAACAACCAATACAAGGCATCTTTTAGTACTTAAAATTAAGAAAGTCAACTATGGAAGTTGATAAATTAATCATAGATAGTCATACTTACATTGTTTGGAGCAGAAGGAGGTTGCATTTTTGTTACTGATAATATGATGTGATTCATTCAATGTTGATTAATTTCATGTTCAAGATCACAACTTTAATTTCTTGGTCACCAAGAGACAAGCATAGTGTTTAAAATctgaagaaagacttttagaAGAAGTTTGTTTATTATGTGTTATGTTAAGAAAAAGTCAAAGGAGAGACTTTAGGAGGAAGTAGAGGAGTTGTTTTAGAGACCTTGACTTTGATGAGTTTACTTTTGATGTTGTATTGCTGACGTGGAAACTAATACGTCAGCCAAAGTCACAAGCAAGATTCATtcattctctcttttctttcacATTAAAAGACATTGTCAAACTACAAAGAACAAAACCTTTTTATTAGTTACAGTTATTTAGTTAGTTATTCTccataacaacaacaacaacaacaacaatatatcataactttttctttattctaataaaataaaatggagTGTAGTGTATCCCTTACCATGTGTTCTCACTTCTCACAACCATGACGTTTGGTCACTTGTAAAATTCAAGAAAGAGAATGAATTGTAGAATAGTGTGTTGAACAACGAGAAGGAAGGAAGGAAGGAACTCTCCTTTTTATATTCATTCTTAAATTCCAAAACTAGTAATGGCTAACTCTTttggattttcttttctttttgggaTTAATTACTTACTAAACTAGTATAGTATTGCAAGAAAGGTTGtattccttttttattttatttttataaatgagcttttccttttctttttaaatgagTAACTTAACTCAAACGGTCCAAAACTTcactttaaaaaattaagttgtgtgATCTTTCTTTATTCACGGAATTAACAATAGAGAAATATTAAAGGGTACCTTACGATGTCAAGCATTACAAGAGGTGACGTTGTTTATTGGTGCATTTTACTATCGGATCCCACACAATTTGATTTAATAACTAATAGGAAATCGCTAACCAATTGCAATGCGCTATATTAATATAGTGTTGGACAATATATTttacctaatagcaatgctcatattgtaaaatttacAAATAGTAGCTTGTAACTCcgcaaaatatatattacaaaataattacaCTTAGTTATTTTGTtacattaatatatttaatcaatatactatatcatttaacaaataataactactggaggtgttcattggatcacatccaatggatttggacccatccgatccgattcaatccaattatttattggatattgaatttttccatccgatccaatccaaatGAATTGAGTCATCCAATCCGATTTGATCCAATGAATGTATTGTATTGGATCGGTTCCATCCATTGGATGctttaactggttttttattagattgaattggatccatccaatagaTCTCATGGATGTATCCAATCAAATTTAGCCACTATTTAggctaatttcattaaaaaaaatatatatatgaaaaaatataatttaaaacctaataatctaacatagataataaaataataaataaaataattaaatatttaaaattataaatattaaatatgattggatggacattggatgatattggattggatcggttcggttatccattggatcggatgtctcatccaacatccgatccgatccaattagatttttaaaatttgcatctaattcgatccaattatgattgcatatctgattctattgAATCGGTCGGttgggattgaattggatgACTATAACTACACGAGAAAACAACCTTTGGAGTTAATTAGTTTCTTAAATTAGTATTGCTACTAAGattgtattctttttttttttatttattttactatttttataaATGCGCATTTCCCTTTTTTATTGAAAAGAATTAAAAGGCCCATAGTGATGTATTTGGGCTTGGTAGTTTCGGGCTTTGGGCTTTGGGCTTTGGGCTTTATAAGGAAGGTAGGGGAAATGAGGAAAGTAAAGTGGTGGCGATGATATTTGGTATTTTATACCAAAATTCTGAAAACAACGAAAAAAACCCTAATTTCTCACTCTTCTTTTCGTTTTCAACacatttcttctctctctccccGCCGATGAGGCCACTCCTCTAAGCCACCACGAAGATTCACCGGATTCCCTTCTCTCGCCTTCCCTCCTTCCAGGTTTCTTTCTTTCTGATTTTATGTGTATTTATCGATTTCTGCATTGAATTATTGCGCTTTTTGTTTCATTCTGTACCTTATTCATGCTTTGTAATACTttctcaattataattctattcTCCACTTTTCAAGATTTGAACTGAATCACATGTTGTGTGTATTGTTCAAGATTTTATTTCTGTTCCTTTCGAGCGAGAAAGTAGTTTGCATGAGTTGGCAGGGAGGCTAGTGTTGACTCTAGATTAAATAttactattcaacttttttatttttgtggggGTAAACGAAAAATTTAGTTAATTATGATGTGATTCGAAATAATTGAGAACATTATGGTGTGGAAGCAACCCTTTTTATATACATGTATGGTAATGGTTGAGCTCTTTatgtttatattagtttacaCTCATAACCCATTTGAAAAATGTCAACTTTCTTACATATTTGTGATTTTCTGTAACTTTTTATGCTAGGACTAAGCTCAGTTGAACCTTATAGTGCAATGGTAAAGTGAttgtaaaaaatgataaaagatGACATCGAAAGTAATTCTCTTTTGTTTTGAATGGATGTGGTTTGTTATGTATTGGTCTGGATGGTGGTTTTGTTTCTTTCTACCATTGAATAGTGATTTGATATGATTGATTGCAAAGGATTGATCTTGGTTT is a genomic window of Cannabis sativa cultivar Pink pepper isolate KNU-18-1 chromosome 9, ASM2916894v1, whole genome shotgun sequence containing:
- the LOC115723104 gene encoding uncharacterized protein LOC115723104; amino-acid sequence: MASSSALTMSSLIKITPLSSPNPQINHGFLLKPTNPFTKLSAISPNGSVSRSSSNGGASSSSGNTHQRRSSLESLFCYDKAIPEEKIEKPVGISLAEKSIGNNPRCNECHAKGAVLCTTCCGSGLYVDSILESQGIIVKVRCLGCGGSGNIMCSECGGRGHL
- the LOC115723103 gene encoding uncharacterized protein LOC115723103, with protein sequence MNHIILSVTKMQPPSAPNNVQPQQQQHQQQQQSAIPIQTTNNRSGFMTRLVEYLFFSHLILIAALLIFLAAQGLPRHHHHFRPAHWYPPLLASTGSAAILSLLSQWIAGCSPSKAFKATFWLAPLSTCAVAVLLINVGSVTSLVAGVTALLCASFLSLYGCWVSPRFYYAIRVLTVSNAPPPLKGKATSLLTLSMLIGTLYSCFLIIGIGGARAGKNNFEALYISILLLSMAWTMQVIKYTLLATITRVKYMYLAAGNDVETSLALRETVKQLMGSICAGSFLVPILGGVWSSARAMKLAAGDTGEFLFSCADCYAGCASTLVMYGNRWGFVHVGVYNKGIMQASIDVWELFRKIELEPLINSDLTGSFCFLSGVAVGATCSLVGGIWAFVIHKSYATELTLFAFFIGYFMLTFSLLLPCRIAMAWQQACVTAYYVAYAENPQSPRFDNTIPDRIQRLRRLQA